In one window of Pseudooceanicola aestuarii DNA:
- a CDS encoding TRAP transporter substrate-binding protein, whose translation MKHFLLTTALVCAMPAAALAQDVTIKMGHAASSKHIFHTGLELFAEKVAARTEGRVAVEVYGDRQLGDDKELLEGLQIGLIDGALVSSATLPLVLNAAAFDALQLPFTVGEYDQISAVLTSDLGDRLLDTLAEKSIKGLGFIEAGQRHFLTAGDAVASTADFEGLKTRIVPIPLHKATWTSIGVNPIGMAYGEVYSALETGTIDAVEINLSSIQSESLYDAASNVTLTGHYFWPGVIMLSDAVWSRLSAEDQEAMIAAGHEATSEAYAMAAAQEADTIAFLEGHGVTISELSDLEVMQEKTAQVVEDWKAKDPLIAEIIAAFGAGS comes from the coding sequence ATGAAACATTTTCTTCTGACGACCGCGCTGGTCTGCGCGATGCCGGCCGCGGCGCTGGCGCAGGATGTCACGATCAAGATGGGGCATGCGGCCTCGTCCAAGCATATCTTTCATACCGGCCTTGAACTCTTTGCCGAGAAGGTCGCCGCGCGCACCGAAGGTCGCGTCGCGGTCGAGGTCTACGGTGACCGCCAGCTTGGCGATGACAAGGAGCTGCTGGAGGGGCTGCAAATCGGCCTGATCGACGGCGCGCTGGTATCTTCGGCCACGCTGCCGCTGGTGCTGAACGCTGCCGCATTCGACGCGCTGCAACTGCCGTTCACCGTGGGCGAATACGACCAGATCAGCGCGGTCCTGACGTCGGATCTGGGGGACCGCCTGCTGGATACGCTGGCCGAGAAGTCGATCAAGGGGCTGGGCTTCATCGAAGCGGGGCAGCGCCATTTCCTGACCGCTGGAGACGCGGTTGCCAGCACCGCCGATTTCGAGGGGCTGAAAACCCGCATCGTGCCGATTCCGCTGCACAAGGCAACCTGGACCTCCATCGGGGTGAACCCCATCGGCATGGCCTATGGCGAGGTCTATTCCGCCCTGGAGACCGGCACGATCGACGCGGTGGAGATCAACCTGTCCTCCATCCAGAGCGAAAGCCTGTATGACGCCGCCAGCAACGTGACGCTGACCGGTCATTATTTCTGGCCCGGTGTCATCATGCTGTCCGACGCCGTCTGGTCGCGGCTGAGCGCCGAGGATCAGGAGGCCATGATCGCCGCCGGGCACGAGGCGACCTCAGAAGCCTATGCCATGGCCGCCGCGCAGGAGGCCGATACCATTGCTTTCCTCGAAGGGCACGGCGTGACGATCAGCGAATTGTCCGACCTGGAGGTGATGCAGGAGAAGACCGCGCAGGTGGTCGAGGACTGGAAAGCCAAGGATCCGCTGATCGCCGAGATCATCGCGGCCTTCGGCGCGGGCAGCTGA
- a CDS encoding cupin domain-containing protein, with the protein MGAPSVYRWTDLPREDVRPGVSRTAFRGDGALMVMNWLEPGMEKKPHSHPFEQLAYILQGRVRFEIGDDVVEVGAGEVVRIPPDVVHCGEALGEETAVNLDIFGPPRDDYLHLTEYQEKDFA; encoded by the coding sequence ATGGGCGCGCCTTCGGTCTATCGCTGGACGGACCTCCCCCGGGAGGACGTCCGGCCGGGCGTCTCCCGCACCGCGTTCCGCGGCGACGGGGCGCTGATGGTAATGAACTGGCTGGAACCGGGGATGGAGAAGAAACCCCATTCCCATCCGTTCGAACAGCTGGCCTATATCCTGCAGGGGCGGGTCCGGTTCGAGATCGGCGACGATGTCGTCGAGGTCGGCGCCGGAGAGGTCGTGCGCATCCCCCCCGACGTCGTCCATTGCGGCGAGGCACTGGGAGAGGAGACGGCGGTGAACCTGGACATCTTCGGGCCGCCCCGCGACGATTACCTGCACCTGACGGAGTACCAGGAGAAGGATTTCGCCTGA
- a CDS encoding TRAP transporter small permease produces MNAPSLQRPFRLALRWLLITLVGALLALMTAQIVLRYGFNASLLWAEEMCRYMLIWLAFLAAVLAFERGEIAALGFLGSALPRVPALVLAIVVGGLSLALCLLLVSYGLYYADRAGGSQIPAIGFILEDIFGAEAPAAPSRFWVYLALPVGMGLMALRLMADMLLCALAIRDGRSLAQVLDRTLTEGLQ; encoded by the coding sequence ATGAATGCCCCGTCCTTGCAACGCCCGTTCCGACTGGCCCTGCGCTGGCTGCTGATCACCCTGGTCGGCGCGCTGCTGGCCCTGATGACCGCGCAGATCGTGCTGCGCTACGGTTTCAACGCCTCGCTCCTGTGGGCCGAGGAAATGTGCCGTTACATGCTGATCTGGCTGGCCTTTCTTGCCGCCGTCCTGGCGTTCGAGCGGGGCGAGATCGCCGCGCTGGGGTTTCTGGGCTCTGCCCTGCCGCGGGTGCCGGCGCTGGTGCTGGCGATCGTCGTCGGCGGGCTGTCGCTGGCGCTGTGTCTGCTGCTGGTCAGCTACGGCCTGTACTACGCCGACCGGGCGGGAGGATCGCAGATCCCCGCCATCGGATTCATCCTCGAGGACATTTTCGGCGCCGAGGCCCCCGCTGCACCGTCACGGTTCTGGGTTTACCTGGCCCTGCCGGTGGGCATGGGGCTGATGGCGCTGAGGCTCATGGCCGACATGCTTCTGTGCGCACTGGCGATCCGTGACGGGCGCAGCCTGGCGCAGGTTCTTGACCGCACTCTGACGGAGGGGCTGCAATGA
- a CDS encoding hydantoinase/oxoprolinase family protein translates to MTRYSLAIDIGGTFTDAVLLASDGRSFVDKTLTTHDNLLEGFFRGVELVTGRAGIAPQEVDDVVVHATTVVTNALIERKGPPVALLLTEGFRDILYIREEHRYDMYDPQIEFAEPLIPSDRTFTLNERVYADGSVGRPVDADAVRAVIAQCRAQGIVSVAVCFLNSYRNGSNEEEVRRIFAEEAPEIYVSLSSVIAPQMREYLRASTVAINAYTVPITRPYLTALIEELKARGFSQQPLIMLSNGGVIGAERASTMPVRMIESGPAAGALVACYFSRIFGIPDLISFDMGGTTAKACMVQNHEPLVTGTFEVDRRYRFKPGSGMPITVPSIDMIEIGAGGGSIATVDDLGLLKIGPESAGSMPGPVSYGRGGTDPCVTDADLVLGILAADRFLGGDMQLDLAGAQGAYDRLGDQLGLSREQAAWGVFEVVCEQMAAATRTHATERGIDYRGQPLLAFGGAGPVHACMVGELTEASSVIYPPLASVLSAFGTLVTPAQIDLVRSHVATLDTLDWDGVDRVLSSMIAEGATALGEAGIREADYSFAYAVEMRYLGQQSEVRIDLPGDPRQARSAEDIRRLFEAEYDRQYGLRLDGMQIEIVNWLVTASGRQPDRHAGQGGSGTQGRGQETRPVHIRGVAEDVPVWRRDAITDADRIAGPVIIEERETTIFVLRGWDVTRHESGSLVAAKTGEK, encoded by the coding sequence ATGACCCGATATTCCCTTGCCATCGACATCGGCGGCACCTTTACCGATGCCGTGCTGCTGGCCTCTGATGGCCGCAGCTTTGTCGACAAGACGTTGACCACCCACGACAATCTGCTTGAGGGGTTCTTTCGCGGGGTCGAACTGGTGACAGGCCGGGCAGGCATCGCCCCGCAGGAGGTGGATGATGTCGTCGTCCATGCCACCACGGTGGTCACCAATGCGCTGATCGAGCGCAAGGGCCCGCCCGTGGCCCTGCTGCTGACCGAGGGGTTTCGCGATATCCTCTATATCCGCGAGGAGCACCGCTATGACATGTACGACCCGCAGATCGAATTCGCCGAACCGCTGATCCCGTCGGACCGGACCTTCACGCTGAACGAACGCGTCTATGCGGATGGCAGTGTCGGCCGCCCCGTGGATGCCGATGCGGTCCGCGCGGTCATCGCGCAATGCCGCGCGCAGGGCATCGTTTCGGTGGCGGTCTGTTTCCTGAATTCCTACCGCAACGGCAGCAACGAGGAAGAGGTGCGCCGCATCTTCGCGGAGGAGGCGCCGGAGATCTATGTTTCCCTGTCCTCCGTCATCGCGCCGCAGATGCGGGAATACCTGCGCGCCTCCACCGTGGCGATCAACGCCTACACGGTGCCGATCACGCGTCCCTACCTGACCGCCCTGATCGAGGAGCTGAAGGCCCGCGGTTTCTCCCAGCAGCCGCTGATCATGCTGTCCAACGGCGGGGTGATCGGGGCAGAGCGGGCCTCCACCATGCCGGTACGGATGATCGAAAGCGGCCCGGCGGCGGGCGCGCTGGTGGCCTGCTACTTCTCCCGCATCTTTGGCATTCCCGACCTCATCAGCTTTGACATGGGCGGCACCACGGCCAAGGCCTGCATGGTGCAGAACCACGAACCGCTGGTCACCGGTACCTTCGAGGTCGATCGCCGCTACAGGTTCAAGCCGGGGTCGGGGATGCCGATCACCGTGCCCTCCATCGACATGATCGAAATCGGCGCCGGGGGCGGATCCATCGCCACGGTGGACGATCTGGGCCTGCTGAAGATCGGGCCGGAAAGCGCGGGGTCGATGCCCGGACCGGTCAGCTACGGGCGCGGCGGGACGGATCCCTGCGTCACCGATGCGGATCTGGTTCTGGGTATTCTGGCCGCCGACAGGTTCCTGGGCGGCGACATGCAACTGGACCTGGCCGGGGCGCAGGGCGCCTATGACCGGCTGGGCGACCAGCTGGGCCTGTCGCGCGAACAGGCGGCCTGGGGCGTGTTCGAAGTCGTCTGCGAACAGATGGCCGCCGCAACCCGCACCCATGCCACCGAACGCGGCATCGATTATCGCGGCCAGCCGCTGCTGGCCTTTGGCGGGGCCGGGCCGGTCCATGCCTGCATGGTGGGCGAACTGACAGAGGCGTCCTCGGTCATCTATCCTCCGCTGGCGTCGGTCCTGTCGGCCTTCGGCACGCTGGTGACACCGGCGCAGATCGACCTGGTGCGCAGCCATGTCGCCACGCTGGACACGCTGGACTGGGACGGGGTGGACCGGGTGCTGTCCTCGATGATCGCGGAGGGCGCCACCGCCCTGGGCGAGGCCGGGATCCGGGAGGCCGATTACAGCTTCGCCTACGCGGTGGAGATGCGCTACCTCGGCCAGCAATCCGAAGTGCGCATCGACCTGCCGGGCGATCCCCGCCAGGCCCGCAGCGCCGAGGATATCCGTCGCCTGTTCGAGGCGGAGTACGACCGCCAATACGGGCTGCGCCTGGACGGGATGCAGATCGAGATCGTGAACTGGCTGGTCACCGCCTCGGGCCGCCAGCCCGACCGCCACGCGGGCCAGGGCGGCAGCGGCACGCAGGGCAGGGGGCAGGAAACCCGCCCCGTGCATATCAGGGGCGTGGCCGAAGACGTGCCCGTCTGGCGGCGCGACGCCATCACCGATGCAGATCGCATCGCCGGTCCGGTGATCATCGAGGAACGCGAAACCACGATCTTTGTCCTGCGGGGCTGGGATGTCACACGCCACGAGAGCGGAAGCCTCGTCGCGGCCAAGACGGGAGAAAAATAA
- a CDS encoding hydantoinase B/oxoprolinase family protein, whose protein sequence is MDGVELQILWSNLIGIVSEQARALQRIAFSPIVREAGDLANGLFDEQARMVAQAVTGTPGHINSLAAAARNLLAECDTDALQPGDVLITNDPWMSAGHFFDITVLSPIFRGDRIIGYAGSTIHHSDIGGYGIGSGARDIHEEGLWIPTMKLYEAGKPNETLFQLIRRNVRTPDALMGDLGAQVSSGMIASDRLNALCDRYGLEDIAALSEEIISRSEAATRDAIRKLPGGTYHGSSTFDVPGGEEITLKTAVTVDAEAGEIVVDFDGSSGPSSMGINVVPAYTHAYATFAVRSSLNPDLPNNAGSLAPIRLKLPEECVVNAKYPSPVNARHVVGMYVPFPILKALAQVVPDAVVAEGSGAVWTVQIQGKDRDGRPFTSSMFNYSGGMGARATKPGISAVCYPTGVSAVPVEVLEASYPIAFTCKELAHGTGGAGAQPGGDGQRIGYRMRTGRTWLLNTIPSRLKSGPEGLLGGQDGQPGTFHINGETVADTRKKEMQPDDEVFMITPGGGGYGAT, encoded by the coding sequence ATGGACGGCGTCGAACTTCAGATCCTGTGGTCCAACCTGATCGGGATCGTCAGCGAACAGGCCCGCGCCCTGCAACGCATCGCCTTTTCCCCCATCGTGCGGGAAGCGGGCGACCTGGCCAACGGGCTGTTCGACGAACAGGCCCGCATGGTGGCCCAGGCGGTGACCGGCACGCCGGGTCATATCAATTCGCTGGCCGCCGCCGCGCGCAACCTGCTGGCGGAATGCGATACCGACGCGCTGCAACCGGGGGACGTGCTGATCACCAATGATCCCTGGATGTCGGCAGGTCATTTCTTCGACATCACGGTCCTGTCGCCGATCTTTCGCGGCGACCGGATCATCGGCTATGCAGGCTCCACGATCCACCATTCCGACATCGGCGGCTATGGCATCGGTTCGGGTGCGCGGGACATCCACGAAGAAGGGCTGTGGATCCCCACGATGAAGCTCTACGAGGCCGGCAAGCCCAACGAGACATTGTTTCAGCTGATCCGCCGCAACGTGCGCACGCCCGATGCGCTGATGGGCGATCTGGGCGCGCAGGTGTCTTCGGGCATGATCGCCTCGGACCGGCTGAACGCGCTGTGCGATCGCTATGGGCTGGAGGACATCGCCGCGCTGAGCGAGGAGATCATCTCCCGCTCGGAGGCGGCGACGCGGGACGCCATTCGCAAGCTGCCGGGCGGCACCTACCACGGCAGCTCTACCTTCGATGTTCCGGGTGGGGAGGAAATCACCCTGAAGACCGCCGTGACCGTGGATGCCGAGGCGGGGGAGATCGTGGTCGATTTCGACGGCTCTTCCGGGCCGTCCTCCATGGGGATCAACGTGGTGCCCGCCTATACCCATGCCTACGCGACCTTCGCGGTGCGCTCGTCCCTGAACCCGGATCTGCCGAACAACGCCGGGTCTCTGGCGCCGATCCGTCTGAAATTGCCCGAGGAATGCGTGGTGAACGCGAAATACCCCTCGCCGGTGAATGCGCGCCATGTGGTGGGGATGTACGTGCCTTTCCCGATCCTCAAGGCGTTGGCCCAGGTGGTGCCCGATGCCGTGGTGGCCGAAGGGTCCGGGGCCGTCTGGACGGTGCAGATCCAGGGCAAGGACCGCGATGGCCGGCCCTTTACCTCGTCGATGTTCAACTATTCCGGTGGCATGGGCGCACGGGCGACAAAGCCGGGGATTTCGGCGGTGTGCTATCCCACCGGCGTTTCCGCCGTCCCCGTGGAGGTTCTGGAGGCCTCCTATCCCATCGCCTTCACCTGCAAGGAACTGGCGCATGGCACCGGCGGCGCGGGCGCGCAGCCCGGCGGCGATGGGCAGCGCATCGGCTACCGGATGCGCACCGGACGGACCTGGCTGTTGAACACCATTCCCTCGCGTCTGAAATCCGGGCCGGAGGGGCTGTTGGGTGGTCAGGACGGTCAGCCCGGTACGTTCCACATCAACGGTGAGACGGTCGCCGATACCCGCAAGAAGGAAATGCAGCCCGATGACGAGGTCTTCATGATCACGCCGGGCGGCGGCGGCTACGGCGCCACCTGA
- a CDS encoding TetR/AcrR family transcriptional regulator — MAATSPSAPSSSAPSAAPRTAAPRKRAPSAKALERRTTILDAAERVFAQAGYDAATMRDVAAEAGVPLGLVHHHGGGKAALFEQVITRRGNDLARHRLAALETVRARGGASDTGQEEAGNGRGPDAAGLLRCFFEPLISRARVDAQWLAYARLVALVSADARWRDLTAAVFDPTAQDFLQEMARLFPRASASARAEALVYAVSALLAFLTTGWRVAALAQEPVETRQIPLAPEGLIAFCAAGMTARLGG; from the coding sequence ATGGCCGCCACGTCACCCTCCGCCCCGTCATCCTCTGCCCCCTCTGCCGCGCCCCGAACCGCCGCACCGCGCAAGCGTGCGCCCTCGGCCAAGGCGCTGGAGCGGCGGACCACGATCCTGGACGCCGCCGAACGGGTGTTTGCGCAGGCGGGCTATGACGCGGCCACCATGCGCGACGTCGCGGCGGAGGCGGGCGTGCCGCTGGGGCTGGTGCATCACCACGGCGGCGGCAAGGCGGCACTGTTCGAACAGGTGATCACCCGGCGCGGCAACGACCTGGCGCGGCACCGTTTGGCGGCGCTGGAAACCGTCCGCGCCAGGGGCGGGGCCAGCGATACGGGACAGGAGGAGGCCGGAAACGGGCGCGGACCGGATGCCGCAGGGCTGTTGCGGTGTTTCTTCGAGCCGCTGATCAGCCGTGCGCGGGTCGATGCGCAATGGCTGGCCTATGCACGACTGGTGGCGCTGGTGTCGGCGGATGCGCGGTGGCGTGACCTGACAGCGGCGGTTTTCGATCCCACCGCACAGGACTTCTTGCAGGAGATGGCCCGCCTGTTTCCCCGCGCCTCGGCCTCGGCCCGGGCGGAGGCACTGGTTTATGCCGTCTCGGCCCTGCTGGCGTTTCTCACCACCGGCTGGCGGGTGGCCGCGCTGGCCCAGGAGCCGGTGGAAACCCGGCAGATACCGCTGGCCCCGGAGGGGCTGATCGCGTTCTGTGCCGCCGGTATGACCGCGCGGCTCGGCGGCTAG
- a CDS encoding IclR family transcriptional regulator, giving the protein MTDKSGSNSTNQSTVAAFAILEEMARRGEPSRVTDLANDLGMPRARIYRYLQTLVSLGYVRQDPVTERYRLTLKLFHLGQAIADATQLTSVARPVMAALRDRVGQTVTLSLPEDIGMRVMDIVRIETPVQIVTRPGALLSFFTSAQGKLALAWGKAETRTLAQKGPNPARLAEEIIRARTLGWAIAPEEALPGVNAISAPVFDIEGRFAATITIVGSVQDITPEPAEALVAAVTQAAREISADLGCMEYPI; this is encoded by the coding sequence ATGACCGACAAGAGCGGATCCAACAGCACCAACCAATCCACCGTCGCGGCCTTTGCCATCCTGGAGGAAATGGCCCGGAGGGGCGAGCCGTCGCGCGTCACCGACCTTGCCAATGACCTGGGGATGCCACGGGCGCGGATCTACCGCTACCTGCAAACGCTGGTGTCGCTGGGCTATGTCCGGCAGGATCCCGTGACCGAACGCTACCGCCTGACGCTGAAGCTGTTTCACCTGGGCCAGGCCATCGCCGACGCGACCCAGCTGACCAGCGTGGCCCGACCGGTCATGGCCGCGCTGCGCGACCGGGTCGGCCAGACCGTCACCCTGTCCCTGCCCGAGGACATCGGCATGCGCGTGATGGACATCGTGCGCATCGAGACCCCGGTGCAGATCGTCACCCGGCCCGGCGCGCTGCTGTCGTTCTTTACCTCGGCACAGGGCAAGCTGGCCCTTGCCTGGGGCAAGGCCGAGACCCGCACCCTGGCGCAGAAGGGCCCCAATCCCGCGCGGCTGGCAGAGGAGATCATCCGGGCCCGCACCCTGGGCTGGGCCATCGCGCCGGAGGAGGCGCTGCCCGGCGTCAATGCCATCTCGGCACCCGTTTTCGACATTGAGGGCCGGTTCGCCGCGACGATCACCATCGTCGGATCGGTCCAGGATATCACCCCCGAACCGGCGGAGGCGCTGGTCGCCGCCGTCACGCAGGCCGCCCGGGAAATCTCGGCCGACCTGGGATGCATGGAGTACCCCATATGA
- a CDS encoding winged helix-turn-helix transcriptional regulator → MKWNNLQSEACPVARGLSVIGDRWTLLVLRDCFMGVRRFEQMQERLGITRHVLADRLRKLEAAGVLRRELYQRHPPRHEYRLTDRGKAFYPVLVTLIDWANTHVPPPGAPSVTLVSRETRDPISPMLVDAKTGAQITHRTVRAVPTE, encoded by the coding sequence ATGAAATGGAACAACCTGCAATCCGAAGCCTGCCCCGTCGCCCGTGGTCTCTCCGTGATTGGCGATCGCTGGACCCTCCTGGTGCTGCGCGATTGCTTCATGGGGGTTCGACGGTTCGAGCAGATGCAGGAGCGGCTGGGGATCACCCGCCATGTTCTGGCCGACCGGCTGCGCAAGCTGGAGGCGGCCGGCGTGTTGCGGCGGGAACTGTACCAGCGCCATCCCCCGCGCCACGAATACCGCCTGACCGACCGGGGGAAGGCCTTCTACCCGGTGCTGGTCACCCTCATCGACTGGGCGAACACCCATGTGCCGCCGCCGGGGGCGCCCTCGGTCACGCTGGTCTCCCGCGAGACGCGCGACCCCATCTCGCCGATGCTGGTCGACGCGAAGACCGGGGCTCAGATCACCCACCGGACCGTGCGAGCCGTGCCGACGGAATGA
- a CDS encoding TRAP transporter large permease gives MTLYLLAFVICLVIGIPVAFSLGLASVAYLLVNDQWHLMIGFPQKMIAGIDNFVLLTIPFFILAGNLMNSADLTRQIVRFAQMLVGRVRGGLAVVNVVASMMFSGVSGAATAEASAIGSVMIPAMKRDGYSPAYAGALTAAGSILGPLVPPSLSLILYGVLTGTSISDLFLAGIVPAFALCGLLICYALWRARVEDHPLPAPVPREERAGLAVKALPALFLPVIIVGGIRSGVFTPTEAAAVAALYALLIGGLLYRTLNGGKIAQAFYDTATMTAGVMLIVAMASMTAFILGIENIPRAIAATLRGISEEPWILILLLNLVLLLLGLFLEPLAALVLAMPILNEVYPLLGVDSVQFGVMVVLNLMIGMITPPVGLCLFIVAAIGKQPLERVALAILPMIGICLAVLLLVAFVPMLTLALPALMGG, from the coding sequence ATGACCCTGTATCTTCTGGCCTTCGTGATCTGCCTAGTCATCGGCATCCCGGTGGCGTTTTCCCTGGGCCTGGCCTCGGTCGCCTACCTGCTGGTCAATGATCAATGGCATCTGATGATCGGTTTTCCGCAAAAGATGATCGCGGGTATCGACAATTTCGTGCTGCTGACCATCCCGTTCTTCATCCTGGCCGGGAACCTGATGAATTCCGCCGACCTGACGCGGCAGATCGTCCGCTTTGCGCAGATGCTGGTGGGCCGGGTGCGCGGCGGGCTGGCGGTGGTGAATGTCGTGGCCTCCATGATGTTCTCCGGCGTGTCCGGCGCCGCCACGGCCGAGGCCTCGGCCATCGGGTCGGTGATGATCCCGGCGATGAAGCGCGACGGCTATTCGCCCGCCTATGCCGGGGCGCTTACGGCGGCCGGGTCGATCCTGGGGCCGCTGGTGCCGCCCTCTCTGTCGCTGATCCTGTATGGCGTGCTGACGGGCACCTCTATCTCGGACCTGTTCCTGGCGGGGATCGTGCCGGCCTTTGCCCTGTGCGGCCTGCTGATCTGCTACGCCTTGTGGCGCGCCCGGGTCGAGGACCACCCGCTGCCTGCCCCGGTCCCGCGCGAGGAACGCGCCGGGCTGGCCGTCAAGGCGCTGCCGGCGCTGTTCCTGCCGGTGATCATCGTCGGCGGCATCCGCAGCGGCGTCTTCACCCCGACCGAGGCGGCGGCCGTTGCCGCGCTTTATGCGCTGCTGATCGGTGGGCTGCTGTACCGGACGCTGAACGGCGGCAAGATCGCGCAGGCGTTCTACGACACGGCGACGATGACGGCAGGGGTGATGCTGATCGTGGCGATGGCCTCGATGACCGCGTTCATCCTGGGGATCGAGAACATCCCCCGCGCCATCGCCGCCACCCTGCGCGGCATCAGTGAAGAACCGTGGATCCTGATCCTGCTGCTGAACCTCGTGCTGCTGCTGCTGGGCCTGTTCCTGGAACCGCTGGCGGCGCTGGTGCTGGCGATGCCGATCCTGAACGAAGTCTATCCCCTGCTGGGCGTCGATTCCGTGCAATTCGGAGTGATGGTCGTGCTGAACCTGATGATCGGGATGATCACGCCGCCCGTGGGATTGTGCCTGTTCATCGTCGCCGCCATCGGCAAGCAGCCGCTGGAACGGGTGGCGCTGGCGATCCTGCCGATGATCGGTATCTGCCTGGCGGTGCTGTTGCTGGTGGCTTTCGTACCAATGCTGACGCTGGCCCTGCCGGCGCTGATGGGAGGCTGA
- a CDS encoding flavin-containing monooxygenase, translating into MASATGQYALIGAGPMGLAAAKVLIEHDIPFQGFEMHTDVGGLWDIDGPNSTMYETAHLISSRSMTEFTDFPMADGVAEYPSHREMARYFRDFADHYGLRQHFRFGAQVTEVTPLGAPGEGWRVAWRDAEGTHTAEFAGVLIANGTLSEPNMPTFSGQFAGEILHSSQYRSPDVFRDKRVLIVGAGNSGCDIAVDAIHHGQSCDISMRRGYYFVPKYIFGRPADTLGGAIKLPMWLKRKVDGAILRWFVGDPSKYGFPMPDYRLYESHPIVNSLILFHAGHGDIAVRPDIDRTEGHRVWFKDGSSAEYDLILAATGYRLHYPFIDRALLNWQGDAPHLYLNALHPDRDDLFVLGMVEASGLGWQGRHEQAELVARYIRGLNDGSAAALRLQAEKARGFDRATGGMRYLDLPRMAYYVDKATYRKAVTGWSRTLTRDART; encoded by the coding sequence ATGGCGTCTGCAACCGGACAATATGCGCTGATCGGTGCCGGGCCGATGGGTTTGGCTGCGGCCAAGGTGCTGATCGAACACGATATTCCCTTTCAGGGGTTCGAGATGCATACCGATGTCGGCGGGCTGTGGGACATTGATGGCCCGAACTCCACGATGTACGAGACGGCGCATCTGATCTCCTCCCGCTCAATGACGGAATTCACCGATTTCCCGATGGCCGACGGCGTAGCGGAATATCCCTCGCACCGGGAAATGGCGCGGTATTTCAGGGATTTCGCCGATCACTACGGGCTGCGGCAGCATTTCCGCTTTGGTGCTCAGGTGACGGAGGTTACGCCGCTGGGCGCACCGGGCGAAGGCTGGCGGGTTGCCTGGCGCGATGCCGAGGGGACCCATACGGCGGAATTCGCAGGCGTGCTGATCGCGAACGGCACCTTGTCCGAACCCAACATGCCGACGTTCTCAGGCCAGTTCGCGGGCGAGATCCTGCACAGTTCGCAATACCGCAGCCCGGATGTCTTTCGCGACAAGCGGGTGCTGATCGTCGGGGCGGGCAATTCCGGCTGCGACATCGCCGTCGATGCCATCCACCACGGCCAAAGCTGCGACATTTCCATGCGCCGGGGCTATTATTTCGTGCCCAAGTACATCTTCGGCCGCCCGGCCGACACGCTGGGCGGCGCGATCAAGCTGCCGATGTGGCTGAAACGCAAGGTCGACGGCGCCATCCTGCGCTGGTTCGTGGGGGATCCGTCGAAATACGGCTTTCCCATGCCGGATTACCGCCTGTACGAAAGCCATCCGATCGTGAACTCGCTGATCCTGTTCCACGCGGGCCATGGCGACATCGCCGTGCGCCCGGATATCGACCGGACGGAGGGGCACCGCGTCTGGTTCAAGGATGGCAGCAGCGCGGAATATGACCTGATCCTGGCCGCGACAGGCTACCGGCTTCACTACCCGTTCATCGACCGCGCCTTGTTGAACTGGCAGGGAGATGCGCCGCATCTCTACCTGAACGCGCTGCATCCCGATCGCGACGACCTGTTCGTGCTGGGCATGGTCGAAGCTTCGGGCCTGGGCTGGCAGGGCCGCCACGAACAGGCAGAGCTGGTGGCGCGCTACATCAGGGGGTTGAACGATGGCTCCGCCGCGGCGCTTCGCTTGCAGGCGGAGAAGGCGCGCGGTTTCGACCGTGCCACGGGGGGCATGCGCTACCTCGACCTGCCGCGCATGGCCTATTATGTGGACAAGGCCACCTACCGCAAGGCCGTCACCGGGTGGAGCCGCACCCTGACCAGGGACGCCCGCACATGA